The Ornithorhynchus anatinus isolate Pmale09 chromosome 16, mOrnAna1.pri.v4, whole genome shotgun sequence genome contains the following window.
ccccctttacctctccgcagctaaagcctcattttccccttttccctctgctcctccacctctcccttcccatccccacggcaccgtacttgtccgctcaactgtatatattttcgttaccccatttattttgttaatgaattgtacatcgccttgattctatttagttgccatcggtttttacgagatgttcttcccctcgatgctgtttagtgccattgttcttgtctgtccgtctcccccgattagactgtaagcccgtcaaacggcagggactgtctctatctgttgccgacttgttcatcccaagcgcttagtacagtgctctgcacatagtaagcgctcaataaatactattgaattgaatgaatgaatgaatgaatgaaagttaagctggacccagtccctgctccacatggggctcacagtcttagttcccattttacagatgaggtaactgaggcacagagaagtgaagccacttgtccaaggtcacaagcagacatgtggcagagccaggattagaacccatgtcctgactcccaggttcaggctctttctactagaccacactacttcaggACGATGGAGGCCTGAGAGCCTTTGGAAACGGGGAGATAGATGACATGGGTTCTGAAAGCAGGCGAGGGCCAGGGATCAGCAGAgggcttaagcacttagtacagtgttctgcacccagtaagcactcgataaacatcaAGATTGATTGACTTGTTGTCTCTGGCAGGAAGGGGCACTGGAGCTGCTGAAGGAGCTGAGCAGCTGCACGATGACCATCCAGCTGCTGCAGGTGGGCACATCTGGCACAGAGGGCAGTGGGGGATATGATGAGGCTTGTAGGATgaaaggggtggggctgggggttggcgAAGGACACGatggggcttggaagatgggcagGGCGGAGCTGAGGGGGGGGGCacggtggggcaggaggaagccCAGTGTAGGCCACAAAGGAGCACCACTCCACCCAGCCAGGTGGGCAGTTACTGTACCTGGGGCACCATGCGGGATGGGGTGGACCGGGGCCCCGGCTCAAACCCACGGGCTGCCCGAGCAGCTCGGGGAAGGGGCCGAGGGCATGGgcactgcctctccctctctgccccacgcAGACCACCAGGATCGGGGTGGCCGTCAATGCCGTCCGCAAACGCTGCCCGGACCAGCAGGTGGTGGCGCTCGCTAAAGTCCTCATCAAAAACTGGAAACGACTCCTGGGTGAGAGGCTGCCCCGGTGGGCCATTTCCCGGCAGAGTCCCCGTCCGCGGGTGCTTGGATCTCCAAACCCAGGCACCCATATCCTCGTGTATGCACACATGCCCACCCATGTGGGTGCGTGcgtgctctccccgccccccacacccacacaaacacatccACCTCTCATAGGCACACACGTCCATTCATGCACACCCAGCCACAGCCCTCTAACATCGTCTCTGGCTCTGGGTGAGGTTCTCCTCCGAGGCCCCCCgcttcccgctcccagccccattttctGACACCCTCGTGGGGACCTCCACCCGAAAGACCCCCGACTCGAACCTcaggggggtggggcgggccaGTTAGTCCACAGAGGGTTGGATGTCAGTAGTCAGGAAGAACTTCCCGGTGTTGGGGGAAATCCTGTGGTGGCATAGGTGGTTGAGGAGTTTGAGGTTGAGCTGCTGGCCGGAGGGCGGGCTCGGGCCTGCGGCCTGCCACACAGAGGGACGTCGGGGCGGGGCCTTGGCAGTCACTGACGGTCGGTCCTTTCGTCCAGATTCCTCAGGGACCCCGCACCGGGACAAAGAAGCGtccggggagaaagagaagaaagccaAAGGCCATGCGGCTCCCTCTGGCCACAGACCAGGCGCAGCTGCGACCGCTCCCGCTGGGGACGACAGGGGGCGCTCCGGGGTCACCCCCCGGCACAGGTGAGGCCgatcgagggggcggggccagcggGGCTGAGGCCACGCCCCCAAACCAGGCCACGccccttctccattcattcattctgtcgtatttattgagcgcttactgtgtgcaggccactggactaagcgcttggaaagtacagttcgggaagagatagagacaatccctgcccaacgggctcatggtctataaggggggagacagacggcaagacaagtattcaatagtatttatttattgagcgcttactatgtgcagagcactgtactaagcgcttggaatgaacaagtaaacaggcatcaatagcgttgATATGAATAAAcactcattccgtcgtatttatcgagcactcaccgtgtagggcacaggactaagcgcttggaaagtacaactggacaacagatagagacaatccctgcccaacaacgggctcacggtctagaaggggggagacagacagcaaaacaagtaaacaggcatcaatagcatcgatatgaATAAACACTAATTctctcgtatttactgagcgcttactgtgtgcagggcactgtactaaacgcttggaaagtacaatttggcaagagatagagacaatccctgcccaacgggctcacggtctagaaggggggaggcgggcatcaaagcaagtaaataggcatcaatagcaacgatataaataaatagaattagagatatatatgcacatcaaaacaagtaaataggcattaatgtaaataactagaattatagatatgtacttatatacacaagtctgtggggagggggttagagcaaagggagagagtcggggtgacgcggaggggtgggggagctgaggaaaaggggagcttagcagggaaggcctcctgggggaggtgagccttcaggagggctttgaagggggggaagtgtaatTGGCGgacgtggggagggagggtgttccaggccagaggtaggacctgggacaggtgaaaacgaggcccagtgaggagttagcggcagcagaggagtggagtgtgccggctgggttggagaaggagagaagggaggtgaggtaggagggggcaaggggatgggagagctttgaagccaatagtgaagagtttttttcTCAGGAGAGAGTCTGCAGGCTCCACTTCGCCGTCGACCCCCCCCTGCAGCGCCCCATCCTCGCGGCGACCCCCGGGGGACAGGTATCCACGCGAAGCCTGGGGGCGGACATGGGGGAAGGGCCGGGATGGGATCCGGGAAGCCCCGTGGCCtgatggctagagctcgggcctgggagtcagaaggacctggcttctaattccgcctccgccaccagtctgctgtgtgatgttgggcaagtcccttcactcctctgggcctcggtgacctcatctgtacagtggggattaagactgtgagttcaatgtgggacagggactgtctgcaatccaattaccttgtacctactccagcgctcagtacagtgcctggcacatagtaaggcttaacaaataccacaattattattattccgattGCGGCGGGGACTGGGAGGCCGGAGTTGGGGGACTTTCTGAAATGGGTCACTGGATCTGAGGACCCTACAATAAGCACCTCGCCCCCAGCCTGGTTCCCAAACCTACCCAGCTCTGTCTGCCCTGCCCAGCCGACCCTGCCGGTGAGGGTCTCACCCCCCTGCTTCCCTCAGAGACAACGGCGGCAAAGCCAAGGTGGAGATCCCGCAGAGCCCCTCACCTCCAACATCACCCACCTCCCCCATGCCGTCCCCCTCGCTGGGCTCCGCCGGATGCCTCCTGGCTCCCTGTTACCTCACGGGTGACTCCGTCAGGGACAAGTGTGTGGAGATGCTGGCGGCCGTCCTCAAGGTGGACGGTGAGAGGCCACAGGCCCGGGCGGGCAAAGGTTGGGCGGGGGGGCACTGGCTGGGCGGGGAGAAGGGCTGGGTAGTTGGGGGCACCGGGCCGGTgctgtctgccccccacccctggtcTAAGATGCTGATGGTGGGCTCCGTGGTGCAGGTGACTACAAGGAGTTCGGGGTCAACTGTGAGCAGCTGGCATCAGAGATTGAAGACCATATCCTTTGGTCGAGCATTGTCCTGTTCACCCTCTCTGctgtttttgtgtgttttgtgtgtgtgtttttaatggtatttaaacacttcctatgcacctgccactgtaccaggtgctgcgGTAGATGGAGGCTAATtgagtcagacatagtccccgtcccacgtggggctcagtcttaatttccattttacagatgaggggactgaggcacagagaagtgacttgcccaaggtcacactccagacaggtggcggagccgggattaaaacccaggtccttctgactcccaggctcgggttcaATCCACTAGGTCCCACCGCTTCTCTGTGTCCCCAGGATTCTTTGTCCTCCGAAATCCCCGTCTCGTTAGGGACCCATCCCCAGGACCCATCGCCAAGTTGCTCTGCAGAGCAGGGCTTTGTTGGTcctcagaggggaggaggggagtgtgctcGGTGAGGATGGCACAGTTTCGGCTTAGAGCTCGGCCTCCCAGCCATGTTACCGCCCCCGCCTCACCCCCGGTGCTGCTCCTTGACGGTGCGAGCGATGCCACATATCTACCAGGAGCTGAAGAGCACGGACATGAAGTACCGAAACCGCGTGCGCAGCCGCATCAGTAACCTCCGGGACCCGCGCAACCCGGCCCTGCGGCGCAGCGTGCTCTGCGGGGGCATCGCCGCCAGCCGCATTGCCAGGATGACGGCGGAGGTGGGGCCCGGTGCCGGCCACGGTCTGGAATCGGTGGGGATTTGGCGGGGGGACGGTGGTCTCTGGAGCAGCGCGAGGGGCCACGTAGGCCTGTCCTTGCGGGAACCTGGGGCCAGAAATGACAGTGTGCCCCGAGCGGGGCAGATGGACCAGGGGCCGAGTGTCCATCCTGGGTCCTGAGGCAGCATTGGTCGCGGGTAGTGGCGGTTGAGGGGTCGGACATCCGTGCCTCTGTGTCCATCCCGGGCTGTCGACTGGTCCCGTAGCCAGGGCTCAGCCGCTCCCTTCCCAGCAGGAGATGGCCAGCGATGAGCTCAAGGAACTAAGAAACGCCATGACCCTGGAGGCCATCCGTGAGCACCAGATGGCCAAGACGGGTGGCACCACCACCGACCTCTTCCAGTGCAGCAAGTGCAAGAAGAAGAACTGCACCTACAACcaggtgggtggcggggggaggccaGGGGCCTGGCCAAGAGGCGGAGGCTGATCGGGTTGACCCTTCCTGAGTCCCATCGTCCATAATTGGGTTTTGTTTCCCCTCTGGGTCTTGGGCAGGTCCAAACCCGCAGCGCTGATGAACCCATGACGACCTTCGTCCTGTGCAACGAGTGTGGGAACCGCTGGAAGGTCCGGGCGTCCCCtcatccccccgtcccctccgtccCTTGCCCCCCATTACCTGCTCCCGTGCTCTCACGCTCCCGTTCCCTGCTTCCCCTACCCTCTGTCCTTGATTCCCTCCCCTATTCCCCTGTCCCCCCCAAGGCCCCAGGTGGCCCAGAGCGGATATCCAGGGGACCCGGTTGACCACTGACCAGCACCTTTGGTCCTTTCAGTTCTGCTGATGGGATCCAGCAGGTGTCCGGCTGGCGGAGAAAACAGAACCCAGGAAACAGAGACTCCCCGATCTTCCCAGTagagtgggggtgtggggagggggggatgtgGTGGGGGATCCCAATGGCTCCTTTGACCCTTGTTCTTAATTAAATGCTGGGCCAATGTGTGCCCGacagagagagggtgtgtgtgtgtgtttgtgtgtatgtgtgcgcgcatgtgcgtgcatgtgtgaccctgagaggttgtGAGGGGGGAATCCCGATGGCTCCTTTGACCTTTGTCCTTAACAGTTGAATCCTGGGCCAACATGTGCCCGGCAGggtttgttttattgtttttgtggtatttgttaagtgcttactttgtgccaagcactgttctaagtgatggggtagatagagaagcagcagggtctagtggttagagcatgggcctgagggtcagaagatcatgggttctatttccagctttgccacttgtctgttgcgtgatcttggccaagttgtttcacttctctgagcctcagttacctcatctgtaaaatggggattgaggctgtgaaccccacctgggtc
Protein-coding sequences here:
- the TCEA3 gene encoding transcription elongation factor A protein 3 isoform X2; this encodes MGRQEELLRIAKKLEKMVSGDSAEGALELLKELSSCTMTIQLLQTTRIGVAVNAVRKRCPDQQVVALAKVLIKNWKRLLDSSGTPHRDKEASGEKEKKAKGHAAPSGHRPGAAATAPAGDDRGRSGVTPRHRDNGGKAKVEIPQSPSPPTSPTSPMPSPSLGSAGCLLAPCYLTGDSVRDKCVEMLAAVLKVDGDYKEFGVNCEQLASEIEDHIYQELKSTDMKYRNRVRSRISNLRDPRNPALRRSVLCGGIAASRIARMTAEEMASDELKELRNAMTLEAIREHQMAKTGGTTTDLFQCSKCKKKNCTYNQVQTRSADEPMTTFVLCNECGNRWKFC
- the TCEA3 gene encoding transcription elongation factor A protein 3 isoform X1; this translates as MGRQEELLRIAKKLEKMVSGDSAEGALELLKELSSCTMTIQLLQTTRIGVAVNAVRKRCPDQQVVALAKVLIKNWKRLLDSSGTPHRDKEASGEKEKKAKGHAAPSGHRPGAAATAPAGDDRGRSGVTPRHRRESAGSTSPSTPPCSAPSSRRPPGDRDNGGKAKVEIPQSPSPPTSPTSPMPSPSLGSAGCLLAPCYLTGDSVRDKCVEMLAAVLKVDGDYKEFGVNCEQLASEIEDHIYQELKSTDMKYRNRVRSRISNLRDPRNPALRRSVLCGGIAASRIARMTAEEMASDELKELRNAMTLEAIREHQMAKTGGTTTDLFQCSKCKKKNCTYNQVQTRSADEPMTTFVLCNECGNRWKFC